A DNA window from Mobula birostris isolate sMobBir1 chromosome 3, sMobBir1.hap1, whole genome shotgun sequence contains the following coding sequences:
- the tmem175 gene encoding endosomal/lysosomal proton channel TMEM175 isoform X1, producing the protein MSVSRHGHGEGIEEEASPLVRSAAEDESGQSGGSPSPDTGRVEGRPGHGSEQSSHRLLAYSDALISIIATVMILPVSHTKIRTDQELEESLQQLLATKIAVYIMTFLIVTVAWASHIRLFQVIERIDDVLALLNLACMMLITFLPYTFSLMASFPDDTLGILSFCVCAIIIGLIQAIIVIYGFHQPYLLNAHVCAIEDRNAYKYQILKVTLRAPALFFIAGIISFIYCPVAYVVLALVIFLPYVTQITQWCGNKIKGRKEIQRVLFYTFHPNEPLSKERVEAFSDGVYAIVATLLILDICEDNVPDSKEVAEKFHGKLFEALSEYGPEFLAYFGSFVTVGLLWFVHHSLFLYITKTTRLMGLLNTLSLAFIGGLPLAFRLTHEFAAKSHNEIEAIQINCVIIFLASLFQFAIWIVALYNEKETLHRHIRYGGKEHTFMFAKLSLYPSIAFVTFCLTYILSRFSTQIFHLMQIVVPFAFVLLRIIVRITLIVVKWLFNQLKPRTSVLKEEEECAVSVSEG; encoded by the exons ATGTCTGTGTCGCGGCATGGGCACGGGGAGGGCATCGAGGAGGAGGCGAGTCCCTTGGTCCGCTCTGCAGCGGAGGACGAGTCGGGGCAGTCCGGAGGCAGCCCGAGTCCGGACACGGGGCGTGTAGAGGGCCGTCCAGGTCACGGCAGCGAGCAGTCGTCGCACCGGCTGCTGGCGTACAGTGATGCGCTGATTTCTATCATAGCCACTGTCATG ATTTTGCCTGTAAGCCATACAAAAATTAGAACAGACCAG GAACTGGAAGAAAGTCTGCAACAACTTCTTGCAACCAAAATTGCTGTTTACATCATGACGTTTCTAATAGTGACAGTGGCCTGGGCGTCACATATCAG ATTGTTCCAGGTTATTGAACGAATAGATGATGTTCTTGCACTTCTCAACTTG GCATGTATGATGCTCATAACCTTCTTGCCTTATACA ttttctcTGATGGCTTCATTTCCAGACGACACACTTGGAATCCTGTCATTTTGTGTTTGTGCAATCATCATTGGATTAATTCAG GCTATAATTGTAATTTATGGATTCCACCAACCTTATTTATTAAATGCCCATGTTTGTGCAATAGAAGATCGAAATGCATATAAGTACCAAATTCTAAAGGTGACTTTACGAGCACCTGCTCTGTTCTTCATAGCAGGAATCATATCGTTCATCTATTGTCCAGTG GCATATGTAGTGCTTGCACTTGTCATCTTTCTCCCATACGTTACTCAgattacacagtggtgtggaaacAAAATTAAGG GTCGAAAAGAAATACAAAGAGTGCTATTTTACACATTTCATCCAAATGAGCCGCTGAGCAAAGAGCGAGTAGAAGCTTTTAGTGATGGAGTGTATGCTATTGTTGCAACTCTTCTTATCTTAGATATATG TGAGGACAATGTTCCTGATTCTAAAGAAGTTGCAGAAAAGTTCCATGGTAAACTCTTCGAGGCACTTAGTGAGTATGGTCCGGAATTTTTAGCATATTTTGGTTCATTTGTGACAGTTGGCCTTCTTTGGTTTGTGCATCATTCACTCTTTCTCTACATCACTAAGACAACAAGACTAATGGGCCTTCTGaatactctctctctcgctttcatTGGTGGACTTCCATTGGCCTTTAGGCTCACTCATGAATTTGCTGCCAAGTCACACAATGAAATTGAGGCAATTCAAATTAATTGTGTTATAATTTTTCTTGCAAGTCTTTTTCAATTTGCAATATGGATTGTAGCACTTTACAATGAGAAGGAAACCTTGCATCGCCATATCCGTTATGGGGGCAAAGAGCATACATTTATGTTTGCCAAGCTTTCACTTTATCCttctattgcatttgttacattctGCTTGACATATATTTTAAGTAGATTTAGCACACAAATTTTTCATTTGATGCAAATTGTTGTTCCCTTTGCATTTGTTCTTTTACGAATCATTGTCCGAATTACTCTAATTGTTGTGAAATGGTTATTTAATCAATTAAAACCAAGGACATCAGTGTTGAAAGAGGAAGAAGAGTGTGCTGTCTCTGTGAGTGAGGGATGA
- the tmem175 gene encoding endosomal/lysosomal proton channel TMEM175 isoform X2, with product MSVSRHGHGEGIEEEASPLVRSAAEDESGQSGGSPSPDTGRVEGRPGHGSEQSSHRLLAYSDALISIIATVMILPVSHTKIRTDQELEESLQQLLATKIAVYIMTFLIVTVAWASHIRLFQVIERIDDVLALLNLFSLMASFPDDTLGILSFCVCAIIIGLIQAIIVIYGFHQPYLLNAHVCAIEDRNAYKYQILKVTLRAPALFFIAGIISFIYCPVAYVVLALVIFLPYVTQITQWCGNKIKGRKEIQRVLFYTFHPNEPLSKERVEAFSDGVYAIVATLLILDICEDNVPDSKEVAEKFHGKLFEALSEYGPEFLAYFGSFVTVGLLWFVHHSLFLYITKTTRLMGLLNTLSLAFIGGLPLAFRLTHEFAAKSHNEIEAIQINCVIIFLASLFQFAIWIVALYNEKETLHRHIRYGGKEHTFMFAKLSLYPSIAFVTFCLTYILSRFSTQIFHLMQIVVPFAFVLLRIIVRITLIVVKWLFNQLKPRTSVLKEEEECAVSVSEG from the exons ATGTCTGTGTCGCGGCATGGGCACGGGGAGGGCATCGAGGAGGAGGCGAGTCCCTTGGTCCGCTCTGCAGCGGAGGACGAGTCGGGGCAGTCCGGAGGCAGCCCGAGTCCGGACACGGGGCGTGTAGAGGGCCGTCCAGGTCACGGCAGCGAGCAGTCGTCGCACCGGCTGCTGGCGTACAGTGATGCGCTGATTTCTATCATAGCCACTGTCATG ATTTTGCCTGTAAGCCATACAAAAATTAGAACAGACCAG GAACTGGAAGAAAGTCTGCAACAACTTCTTGCAACCAAAATTGCTGTTTACATCATGACGTTTCTAATAGTGACAGTGGCCTGGGCGTCACATATCAG ATTGTTCCAGGTTATTGAACGAATAGATGATGTTCTTGCACTTCTCAACTTG ttttctcTGATGGCTTCATTTCCAGACGACACACTTGGAATCCTGTCATTTTGTGTTTGTGCAATCATCATTGGATTAATTCAG GCTATAATTGTAATTTATGGATTCCACCAACCTTATTTATTAAATGCCCATGTTTGTGCAATAGAAGATCGAAATGCATATAAGTACCAAATTCTAAAGGTGACTTTACGAGCACCTGCTCTGTTCTTCATAGCAGGAATCATATCGTTCATCTATTGTCCAGTG GCATATGTAGTGCTTGCACTTGTCATCTTTCTCCCATACGTTACTCAgattacacagtggtgtggaaacAAAATTAAGG GTCGAAAAGAAATACAAAGAGTGCTATTTTACACATTTCATCCAAATGAGCCGCTGAGCAAAGAGCGAGTAGAAGCTTTTAGTGATGGAGTGTATGCTATTGTTGCAACTCTTCTTATCTTAGATATATG TGAGGACAATGTTCCTGATTCTAAAGAAGTTGCAGAAAAGTTCCATGGTAAACTCTTCGAGGCACTTAGTGAGTATGGTCCGGAATTTTTAGCATATTTTGGTTCATTTGTGACAGTTGGCCTTCTTTGGTTTGTGCATCATTCACTCTTTCTCTACATCACTAAGACAACAAGACTAATGGGCCTTCTGaatactctctctctcgctttcatTGGTGGACTTCCATTGGCCTTTAGGCTCACTCATGAATTTGCTGCCAAGTCACACAATGAAATTGAGGCAATTCAAATTAATTGTGTTATAATTTTTCTTGCAAGTCTTTTTCAATTTGCAATATGGATTGTAGCACTTTACAATGAGAAGGAAACCTTGCATCGCCATATCCGTTATGGGGGCAAAGAGCATACATTTATGTTTGCCAAGCTTTCACTTTATCCttctattgcatttgttacattctGCTTGACATATATTTTAAGTAGATTTAGCACACAAATTTTTCATTTGATGCAAATTGTTGTTCCCTTTGCATTTGTTCTTTTACGAATCATTGTCCGAATTACTCTAATTGTTGTGAAATGGTTATTTAATCAATTAAAACCAAGGACATCAGTGTTGAAAGAGGAAGAAGAGTGTGCTGTCTCTGTGAGTGAGGGATGA